GCCGGAGTCATCCCATGAGTGATGTCAGTTCGAAATTGGTACTGGGGGTTGGTGTCGCCATACTGGCGGGCATGGCCTATATGACCATTTCGCAAGTTTCCCGCAACGTCGCAGAAACCGGCCGCGGTTTCGCACTGCCAGAATTGCGCGAGCACCTGAGCGAGGTGCGCAGCCTCACCGTAACCGCCGCCGGCGAAAAAGATGTATTGAACCTGAAGCGGGACACGGGTGGCTGGACAGTGACGCAGAAAGGAGGCTACCCGGCCGATTCAGCCGCGATCAATGGCCTGTTACGCAAGCTGGCCGACGCACGCCTGCTGGAAGCGAAAACCGCTGTCGAGCAACGCTACGCAGAACTTGGTGTCGAGGACGTCAAAAATGCGCAGGCCAAGGGGATCAAGTTGGTCCTGACCGGCCTTTCCACGCCCGTTCGCCTGATCATCGGTAACGCCACCACCGAAGGTACCTTCGTGCGACGTGCCGAGGATCGCAAGGCCTGGCTGGCCAAAGGCAACCTGCAGATCAATCTCGACCCGGTTTTCTGGCTGGACCACAATCTCCTCGACGTCGCCCCCGAGCGCGTCGCCGCCGTCACTGTGGACCGCACTGGCGTCAAGCCCTCGCGACTGTCACGAAGCAGCCCTGAAGACGCCGCTTTCCGTCTGAGCGAGAAGCGTCAGTCCAAAGCGCTGGAGGCAGGCGCACTCGGGGCGTTGCCTACGGCCTTGTCCGGATTGACCCTCATCGATGTGGTACCCGCAACGCAAGCCACCGCCACTGCCAATTCGCTGCGTTACGACACCTTCGACGGGCTGAACCTGACAATCCAGGCCTGGACC
The genomic region above belongs to Methyloterricola oryzae and contains:
- a CDS encoding DUF4340 domain-containing protein, whose amino-acid sequence is MSDVSSKLVLGVGVAILAGMAYMTISQVSRNVAETGRGFALPELREHLSEVRSLTVTAAGEKDVLNLKRDTGGWTVTQKGGYPADSAAINGLLRKLADARLLEAKTAVEQRYAELGVEDVKNAQAKGIKLVLTGLSTPVRLIIGNATTEGTFVRRAEDRKAWLAKGNLQINLDPVFWLDHNLLDVAPERVAAVTVDRTGVKPSRLSRSSPEDAAFRLSEKRQSKALEAGALGALPTALSGLTLIDVVPATQATATANSLRYDTFDGLNLTIQAWTQENLCHAHLTAMFSPKEATAFIKSAQNQTQKAFQASGKPTAEAPLAVTDADKDLQQRLQESEGAAEKLQLLFSEREFILPETICARFVPPAELTTLSDETAKPGAAKEAKGKRR